One region of Aeromicrobium sp. Sec7.5 genomic DNA includes:
- a CDS encoding NAD(P)/FAD-dependent oxidoreductase — protein MRLEWLELEDVVTRERERVEAGGLFLLLGAEPHCDWIPAEVVRDEKGFVVTGRDVPRRQWVDGLPPENLATSVPGIYAAGDVRSGSMKRVASASGEGASVVPLVHAYLAAPGER, from the coding sequence GTGCGCCTGGAGTGGCTCGAGCTCGAGGACGTCGTGACCCGCGAGCGCGAGCGGGTGGAGGCCGGGGGCCTGTTCCTCCTGCTCGGTGCCGAGCCGCACTGCGACTGGATTCCGGCCGAGGTGGTCCGCGACGAGAAGGGTTTCGTCGTCACGGGTCGCGACGTGCCCAGGCGCCAGTGGGTCGACGGTCTTCCCCCGGAGAACCTGGCCACCTCCGTCCCCGGGATCTACGCAGCCGGCGACGTCCGGTCAGGCTCGATGAAGCGTGTCGCGTCGGCCAGCGGTGAGGGCGCCTCGGTCGTGCCCCTGGTGCACGCCTACTTGGCGGCGCCGGGCGAGCGATGA
- a CDS encoding HigA family addiction module antitoxin: MAKAHDPITPGEILLTEFLEPLGITQYRLAQATGVSQTRISEIVRGKRSITTDTALRLSRALGVDYRFWINIQTDYDLEIELDLHGNELDQVTSLVAG, encoded by the coding sequence ATGGCGAAGGCACACGATCCCATCACTCCGGGTGAGATCCTCTTGACGGAGTTCCTGGAGCCCTTGGGCATCACGCAGTACCGCCTCGCTCAGGCCACCGGCGTCTCGCAGACTCGTATCAGCGAGATCGTTCGCGGCAAGCGATCCATCACCACCGACACCGCCCTGCGCCTGTCGAGGGCGCTGGGCGTCGACTATCGGTTCTGGATCAACATCCAGACCGACTACGACCTCGAGATCGAGCTCGACCTGCACGGCAACGAGCTTGACCAGGTCACCTCCCTCGTAGCGGGCTGA
- a CDS encoding type II toxin-antitoxin system RelE/ParE family toxin — MIRSFRSSDTEKVWNREHVPALGPELQRSAQKKLRLLNAASELQSLRVPPGNRLEKLVGNRAGQHSIRINDQYRICFVWTENGPDDVEICDDH; from the coding sequence GTGATCCGGTCCTTCAGGAGCAGTGACACCGAAAAGGTCTGGAACCGCGAACACGTCCCTGCTCTCGGACCGGAGCTGCAGCGGTCGGCGCAGAAGAAGCTCCGCCTGCTCAACGCGGCATCCGAGCTGCAGAGTCTGCGGGTGCCGCCTGGCAACCGTCTCGAGAAGCTGGTCGGGAACCGCGCCGGCCAGCACTCGATCCGCATCAACGACCAGTACCGGATCTGCTTCGTCTGGACCGAGAACGGTCCAGACGACGTCGAGATCTGCGACGACCACTGA
- a CDS encoding phosphatase PAP2 family protein: protein MSIRALAMTGYALALGSWIVLVGLPSDPFQMFVWLWLAAIAWYAGSPWSVHLQFVRDWWPAFAVLVLYLYSRGLSDELIGMPVHWTMPIDVDRWMFGGNLPTEVLQDRLCGDPCLRSDDPRWYDVLLTTVYFSHFVLGLGLAFVLWIRDRAAWTAWLTRYLAINVAGLVIYVLYPMAPPWLAAKEGYIDESLPRLTGRGWEVIGLDGFHVVLASVGNPVAAMPSLHSGIAALVAFWFIARHRSPLRWLTLLYPATMGFALVYYAEHYVIDLVAGWALAGLVMVAVGHWERRRARQSPHRESVVVEHDTVD from the coding sequence ATGTCGATCCGCGCACTGGCGATGACCGGCTACGCCCTGGCCCTCGGGAGCTGGATCGTGCTGGTCGGGCTGCCGTCGGACCCCTTCCAGATGTTCGTCTGGCTCTGGCTCGCGGCGATCGCCTGGTACGCCGGCTCGCCCTGGTCGGTGCACCTGCAGTTCGTGCGCGACTGGTGGCCCGCGTTCGCGGTGCTCGTGCTCTACCTCTACAGCCGTGGGCTGTCCGACGAGCTCATCGGGATGCCGGTGCACTGGACCATGCCGATCGACGTCGACCGGTGGATGTTCGGCGGCAACCTGCCCACCGAGGTGCTGCAGGACCGGCTCTGCGGCGATCCGTGCCTGCGCAGCGACGACCCCCGTTGGTACGACGTGCTGCTGACCACCGTCTACTTCAGCCACTTCGTGCTCGGGCTCGGTCTCGCATTCGTCCTGTGGATCCGCGACCGCGCCGCCTGGACCGCGTGGCTCACCCGCTATCTGGCGATCAACGTGGCCGGCCTGGTCATCTACGTCCTGTACCCGATGGCACCCCCGTGGCTGGCCGCGAAGGAGGGCTACATCGACGAGTCCCTCCCCCGGCTCACCGGCCGCGGCTGGGAGGTCATCGGGCTCGACGGGTTCCACGTCGTGCTGGCGTCGGTCGGCAACCCCGTGGCCGCGATGCCGTCGCTGCACTCCGGCATCGCGGCGCTGGTGGCGTTCTGGTTCATCGCTCGCCACCGGTCACCCCTGCGGTGGCTGACGCTGCTGTACCCGGCGACGATGGGCTTCGCGCTCGTCTACTACGCCGAGCACTACGTCATCGACCTCGTCGCCGGCTGGGCGCTGGCGGGCCTCGTCATGGTGGCGGTCGGCCACTGGGAGCGCCGACGAGCACGGCAGTCGCCTCACCGGGAGTCCGTCGTCGTGGAGCACGACACGGTCGACTGA
- a CDS encoding aldo/keto reductase, whose translation MTIANTLQLNDGTTLPAIGLGTYSLDDAEGVDAITSALDAGYRLLDTAVNYGNEETVGEAIRRSGLPRDEVRVTSKIPGRHHGHDDAITSTKESLQRLGLDHLDLHLIHWPNPSVGKYVEAWQALVELQQQGLVRSIGVSNFTEEQLDAVISATGVTPAVNQIELHPYFPQEHMRSVNTARGIVTESWSPMGKRQAPLDEPPIVAAAEAHGVTPGQVILRWHVQLGALPIPKSATPQRQRENIDVFGFELSADEMAAITALGRADGRLFGGDPDTHEEM comes from the coding sequence ATGACGATTGCCAACACGCTGCAGCTCAATGACGGCACCACCCTTCCCGCCATCGGCCTGGGGACTTACTCGCTCGACGACGCCGAGGGGGTCGACGCGATCACGTCCGCCCTCGACGCCGGATACCGCCTGCTCGACACCGCCGTGAACTACGGCAACGAGGAGACCGTCGGTGAGGCGATCCGACGCTCCGGCCTCCCCCGCGACGAGGTGCGGGTCACCAGCAAGATTCCCGGTCGGCACCACGGTCACGACGATGCCATCACCTCCACGAAGGAGTCGCTGCAGCGACTCGGCCTCGACCACCTCGACCTGCACCTCATCCACTGGCCCAACCCGAGCGTCGGGAAGTACGTCGAGGCCTGGCAGGCCCTGGTCGAGCTGCAGCAGCAGGGGCTCGTGCGCTCGATCGGCGTCTCCAACTTCACCGAGGAGCAGCTCGACGCGGTCATCTCCGCGACCGGTGTGACCCCGGCGGTCAACCAGATCGAGCTGCACCCCTACTTCCCGCAGGAGCACATGCGCTCGGTCAACACCGCGCGCGGCATCGTCACGGAGTCGTGGAGCCCGATGGGCAAGCGCCAGGCTCCGCTGGACGAGCCGCCGATCGTCGCGGCGGCCGAGGCCCACGGCGTCACGCCGGGTCAGGTCATCCTGCGGTGGCACGTGCAGCTGGGCGCCCTGCCGATCCCCAAGTCGGCCACGCCGCAGCGCCAGCGCGAGAACATCGACGTCTTCGGCTTCGAGCTCTCGGCCGACGAGATGGCGGCCATCACGGCCCTCGGCCGCGCCGACGGGCGCCTGTTCGGCGGCGATCCCGACACCCACGAGGAGATGTAG
- a CDS encoding HNH endonuclease signature motif containing protein, translating to MSSNRPGLEDLSGIARDRAMAEACEWLAMLDYRDGELDRIEASDASPMRKVIERSTIAAEIGLHLNLSEGQVIDRLAAGDRLRCQTPRVWLMFQRGVLDAARAREISLAVRRLERPESSDRLDTQVVSYAAKHTLTELRSWLRRFVSRVEADLAVERANAERELRHVEVVQADDSMAWLNAYLPAHEAAAIATRLRKAAKAARAAGDGRTQTQLQADLLTEWTLNADDSQVARGRGLAIDIAVTLDAKVAAGAEPGHAEAADGSWEVPAEWLLDSAVEGDALWHRLLIEPITGNTLAHQYVGYQPPDILRRAIILRDGVCAGRGCVRPAADCDLDHREPWPDGPTSGDNLDPRCRSDHSRKGHGVIDDVLRRLHQIEQTPPNRHRLAPYRPDPVATELAHRLAHRTDDDMLAA from the coding sequence ATGAGCAGCAACCGGCCGGGTCTGGAGGACCTCAGTGGTATCGCGCGTGACCGTGCGATGGCCGAAGCCTGCGAGTGGCTGGCGATGCTCGACTACCGCGATGGGGAGCTCGACCGCATCGAGGCCTCCGACGCCAGCCCGATGCGCAAGGTCATCGAACGGTCCACCATCGCCGCCGAGATCGGGCTGCACCTCAACCTGTCCGAGGGCCAGGTCATCGACCGCCTCGCCGCGGGCGACCGGCTGCGCTGCCAGACACCACGCGTCTGGTTGATGTTCCAGCGCGGGGTCCTCGACGCCGCCCGCGCCCGCGAGATCTCCTTGGCGGTGCGCCGACTCGAGCGCCCCGAGTCGTCCGACCGGCTCGACACCCAGGTCGTGTCCTACGCGGCCAAGCACACCCTCACCGAGCTGCGCTCCTGGCTGCGGCGGTTCGTCTCACGCGTCGAGGCCGACCTGGCCGTCGAACGCGCCAACGCCGAACGGGAGCTGCGGCACGTCGAAGTCGTCCAGGCCGACGACTCCATGGCCTGGCTCAACGCCTACCTCCCCGCCCACGAAGCAGCCGCGATCGCCACCCGGCTACGCAAGGCCGCGAAGGCTGCCCGCGCCGCCGGCGACGGACGCACCCAGACCCAGCTCCAGGCCGACCTGCTCACCGAATGGACCCTCAACGCCGACGACAGCCAAGTCGCCCGGGGCCGAGGCCTCGCGATCGACATCGCCGTCACCCTCGACGCGAAGGTCGCCGCCGGCGCCGAGCCCGGTCACGCCGAAGCGGCCGACGGGTCCTGGGAGGTCCCTGCCGAGTGGCTGCTCGACTCGGCCGTCGAAGGCGACGCCCTCTGGCACCGATTGCTGATCGAACCGATCACCGGCAACACGCTCGCCCACCAGTACGTCGGCTACCAACCGCCCGACATCCTGCGGCGCGCGATCATTCTGCGTGATGGAGTGTGTGCCGGACGCGGATGCGTCCGACCGGCCGCCGACTGCGACCTCGACCACCGAGAACCCTGGCCCGACGGACCAACGTCGGGCGACAACCTCGATCCCCGCTGCCGCAGCGACCACTCCCGCAAGGGCCACGGCGTGATCGACGACGTCCTCCGACGCCTCCACCAGATCGAGCAGACACCCCCGAACCGACACCGGCTCGCGCCCTACCGCCCCGACCCGGTCGCCACCGAGCTCGCGCACCGCCTCGCCCACCGCACCGACGACGACATGCTCGCCGCGTGA